The genomic stretch GGATTTTTGACGGCTTGAAAGCATGTGTCATATTCATTGACGGGCTAATCGATTCAAGTGCGGTTAACAACTTCGTTCTAGAGTCTCTTATGCTTGATAGCGTTGATTTAGGCAGCGTTAAAACAGAAGAAGGAAATGTTCTGCAGTATTTAAAAGAGTATGTTTTGACATCCGTTTCCGTTAATGAGGATGTGGCGGATTATAATACGATGTTCACTTCTTTATTGTCCGGAGGTGTCATTTTATTAATTGATGGTCAATTATCGGGGTTCTCCATAAGCTTGAATGGCTGGAAGGAGCGCGGCATAACGGAGCCTACTTCCGAAACGGTCATTCGCGGACCCAAAGAAAGCTTTATGGAAAATATAAGGGTCAATACGGCCTTGATTCGTAGGAAAATAAAAACGCCTGATCTGAGGATGGAAACCTATAAAATCGGGATCCTGACGCAGACAGACGTAGCGATCATGTATATTAATGGAATTTCGAATAAAAAGATTGTAAATGAAGTGCGCTTAAGGCTGAAGAAGATCGACATCGACAGCATTCTTGAAAGCAGCTACATTGAAGAGCTGATACAAGACAAAGGGAAAACTCCATTTCCGACTGTGCTGAACTCAGAGAGACCGGATGTAATTGCTGCTGAACTGCTTGAGGGAAAAGTAGCGATCATCGTCGACGGAACACCTTATGTACTTGTCGTACCGGCATTATTTGTTTCCTTTATTCATTCTGCGGAAGATTATTATCATCGTGCAGATATTGGAACCTTTATTCGTCTATTACGTTATTTGGGGATATTTATCGGCTTATTCGCCCCTGCGCTATTCATTGCGATCACAACTTTTCATGTCGAATTGATTCCGCGTACACTTCTCGGGAGCCTCTCCGCGCAGCGTGAAGGCGTGCCTTTCCCAGCCTTTGTTGAAGTGTTGATTATGGAAATTACGTTTGAAATATTACGTGAAGCGGGGATTCGAATGCCGAGAAACATCGGTCAGGCAGTCTCGATTGTTGGTTCGCTAGTTATTGGGACTGCAGCCGTGCAAGCGGGTCTAATTTCTCCAGCAATGGTAATCGTGGTGTCGCTAACAGCTGTAGCCAACTTTGTTATTCCATCAAATGATATGTCCATATCGATTCGTTTATTGCGATTTCC from Paenibacillus sp. FSL H8-0548 encodes the following:
- a CDS encoding spore germination protein, yielding MEQEMKQAGDPLVVSLQENILKINKLMGHSTDVVVREIRLGIFDGLKACVIFIDGLIDSSAVNNFVLESLMLDSVDLGSVKTEEGNVLQYLKEYVLTSVSVNEDVADYNTMFTSLLSGGVILLIDGQLSGFSISLNGWKERGITEPTSETVIRGPKESFMENIRVNTALIRRKIKTPDLRMETYKIGILTQTDVAIMYINGISNKKIVNEVRLRLKKIDIDSILESSYIEELIQDKGKTPFPTVLNSERPDVIAAELLEGKVAIIVDGTPYVLVVPALFVSFIHSAEDYYHRADIGTFIRLLRYLGIFIGLFAPALFIAITTFHVELIPRTLLGSLSAQREGVPFPAFVEVLIMEITFEILREAGIRMPRNIGQAVSIVGSLVIGTAAVQAGLISPAMVIVVSLTAVANFVIPSNDMSISIRLLRFPFIFLGASFGLFGMSVGFIILILHLTSLRSFGVPYLSPFAPFDMEGQKDSILRVPIRSMLFRPKLIARKNLRRQRMHPPK